A stretch of Podospora bellae-mahoneyi strain CBS 112042 chromosome 5, whole genome shotgun sequence DNA encodes these proteins:
- a CDS encoding Type I Iterative PKS (SMCOG1022:Beta-ketoacyl synthase; antiSMASH:Cluster_1; COG:I; EggNog:ENOG503NWJ7): MDNSQQEPIAIIGAACRLAGEVSSLGTLWDMISNRKTGHGKIPAERWNADVWHHPDPDRKGGIAVKHGYFLKQDVAHFDAPFFSTTAKEAAAMDPMKRLLLEVSYESIENAGIPVENLMNSRTGCYVGCMTNDYEMLSLHDIHDIGHNAASATSEAMTANRVSWFFGLKGPSLTLDTACSSSLYALHLACQSLRTKETDSALVAGVNLLLVPNTMHQLSAMHMLSPEGISHTFDDRANGYGRGEGIGSLIVKRLSDAIRDGDTIRAVIRGTGANADGKTPSITQPSSVAQADLIRDTYAAAGLPLTDTQYFECHGTGTPVGDPIELEALATTFGVARKEAGLGPLYIGSIKPSVGHTEGCSGLAGVFKAIACLENGMLVPTYGVETINPKLKLKEWNLALPQETAQWPTPGQRRISVNSFGFGGANAHAILDDAHHYLAERGLAGNHNTIVWERDGAYANGHHPVADTPRLFLLSSKDQAGIPRLADAYAKALGAAHSAEKDSHYLSNLSYTLASRRSHLDFRSFAVASTLSELTGKLSKGLPKIKRSARQDNNLVWVFTGQGAQWPAMGRELLGNPVFDKSVQASQVYLANLGCAWDAVEELTKTAGSKMQLSEYSQTLCTVLQVALVDLLRSWGIKPRATVGHSSGEIGAAYAAGYINHADAVKIAYVRGLSSATVTRQGAMLAAGLSREEANEYLTKVPAQSAVIACINSPSSVTLSGDLNAIHTLEKLISADGKFARTLKVKTAYHSPHMRAVAQGYLERIGHIDTTAEGADANKTVMYSSLTGKIVSPKELSAQYWVANLTSPVEFSAALSALLAHTVASTTGRGRPVPVRWGGILEIGPHSALQGPVNQIMAASNSEAIKETPYMSLLLRGKDARETSLSAAAQLWALGHTVELSAIVDSFDLPDTKLQHKALTDLPAYPWNHSRRFWHEGYITKSNRSPKFPRTDFLGVPVDMQNSMEPKWRNHLRITENPWIEDHKITGTVLYPGAGMLVMALEGALQVSDPTKNVHGFRYSNIRFERGLVVTAADEPAVETSLSLHPDPNIPGKFGFTIYSTTGDSWTCHCHGTISLEYDASGSSEVEDAGTAVDPWALHTARYKQLFSDSGAEEIDVDEFYDQLETIGMEYGPLFRNVTSLFAVPAQHAAHGEVIIPDTASVMPMSFEYPHVMHPATMDAIFHLLLAGFNDGRPIDEAAVPYSIDDMFVASEQPHGAGSKFLGYGQLTRKSGGGRELVGDLVISDERWSGPKMVINGFALRQVTSADDAGTSGSQEDTLKKKCARVTWTQDTDFIKTSEQLVGVSTDASLPAQLSAWFDLLQRKKAIGEVLVVARGQCPGTSEIVGDVWRRVRSREGFQSVKAVSTSASGVEQLRALVPNAEPVDLWDISGDAEPPASSKGYDLVLVIGTDSYPDFSTELQKLALLPQSHIVLIGEKNVEAFSSEGHQLSLLLQGNGDAAVVFAFAAEEATVPLEVCLLLPSPTSKQTSALASNLTTVLSASGINDINTITLSDLTTLDLTGKHVISLLESDKPFIYSWNENEFTSFKSLISSVDHLFWLTHGGVLQSWAGGVEFAAAQGLLRVLRNEYTLASLPHLDLSTGFDSTTLSSAELIAFVWRASLLEGAEMEYAEFEGKVHIPRAVADVGFDGDLQLADGTKQPVLGPLKGGKPLKPIVVGAEKKIVWVEDEEASLPLGITEVEVQVEFVGLSSGNTFSLTGTVDDDSITVLDRCVDAVGVVSRLGGGVKSLVVGQRVAVLKGHGCRTHVRQDVSLVAPVPDSIPSEKTAALPSAFITALYALSHVARLDKGQTVLIHSAASAPGQAAIQIAQHLGAVVFALVSSNGEKAILVEQHGLPATRIFDAGLLNFIPAIGNQTGGRGVDVVLANEADAAVSASLATLGDFGVFIDLRSSESTGSISPPSGKKNVSIVRVIMDGVAQAKPHIVKSLFQQTFDILSTNTIRPITPTTVFSASDASQALQTATTQAHGKVVLSLQGSPSVLIPPAPAPELQLDPSATYIIAGGLGALGLNIADMMIAQGAKHLIFLSRSGGTKNQSDLARLRSHGITAEAFPCDVTNSTSVSKVFSHLRSAKHKIAGVIQCAMVLEDGIFDNMTHTKWSRAFAPKSAGSRNLLAQLWPDEQPFFILLSSITGVIGNTAQANYASGNTFEDALALWARTHLRIAATSIDVGLVADSSHFTEAGEFGDLEGYLHRYQHGWNGLQTTLDELRVVLKSIMRGSTADGGNIPAQLVLGLGDALIRDENGTGFAKDKKFELRVVKSDKSGGQAGGKTEKIGEVLSRASSVGEAAAAVEEYIKLQIAVAIGVEVGEVDAQKPLPEFGVDSLKAVEIRNLCLREMQSDISVFELLSSTPVAELAVKIVTKSGLVKLDAEAI, from the exons ATGGATAACAGTCAGCAAGaacccatcgccatcattgGCGCTGCATGCCGTCTCGCTGGAGAGGTCTCGTCCTTGGGGACCCTGTGGGACATGATCAGCAACCGCAAGACTGGTCATGGCAAGATACCTGCTGAGAGGTGGAATGCTGATGTCTGGCACCATCCTGATCCAGACAGAAAAGGGGGT ATTGCCGTCAAACATGGGTACTTTCTCAAGCAAGACGTAGCCCACTTTGATGCGCCCTTCTTTTCTACCACTGCCAAAGAAGCGGCAGCAATGGACCCCATGAAGAGACTGCTTCTTGAAGTCAGCTATGAGAGCATCGAGAATG CTGGAATACCAGTGGAGAACCTCATGAACTCACGGACAGGCTGTTATGTGGGTTGCATGACAAACGACTACGAGATGCTCTCACTCCACGACATACATGACATTGGTCACAATGCTGCGTCAGCAACGAGCGAGGCTATGACAGCCAATCGTGTATCGTGGTTCTTTGGGCTCAAAGGGCCTAGCCTTACCCTGGACACCGCTTGCTCGTCCAGTCTGTACGCGCTGCACCTCGCATGCCAGTCGCTGAGGACGAAGGAGACGGATTCG GCACTTGTTGCTGGGGTAaaccttctccttgtccccAACACCATGCATCAGCTCTCAGCGATGCACATGCTCAGCCCTGAAGGGATATCACACACCTTCGATGACCGAGCGAACGGTTATGGTCGTGGCGAGGGTATTGGCTCCCTCATCGTCAAGCGCCTCTCTGACGCTATTCGAGACGGTGACACCATCCGGGCTGTCATCCGCGGTACTGGTGCGAACGCCGACGGCAAGACACCAAGTATCACACAACCGAGCTCGGTCGCTCAAGCTGACTTGATCAGAGACACTTACGCTGCGGCCGGTCTCCCTCTCACAGACACCCAGTACTTTGAGTGCCACGGCACAGGCACACCAGTTGGCGACCCGATAGAGCTGGAAGCCTTAGCCACAACATTCGGCGTGGCTCGGAAGGAGGCTGGCCTTGGCCCTCTCTACATTGGTAGCATCAAGCCCAGCGTGGGCCACACCGAAGGCTGCTCTGGTCTGGCAGGCGTCTTCAAGGCTATTGCTTGCCTGGAAAATGGCATGCTCGTTCCGACATATGGCGTTGagaccatcaaccccaagtTGAAACTCAAAGAGTGGAATTTGGCGTTGCCACAGGAGACAGCACAGTGGCCTACCCCTGGGCAACGCCGGATCAGCGTGAATTCGTTCGGATTTGGCGGCGCCAATGCCCACGCAATTCTTGATGACGCTCACCACTATCTTGCCGAGCGTGGGTTGGCAGGaaaccacaacaccatcgTCTGGGAACGTGATGGTGCTTATGCTAATGGACATCACCCAGTAGCTGACACGCCGCGGCTGTTCCTGCTTAGCTCCAAGGACCAGGCTGGCATCCCTCGCCTGGCTGATGCTTACGCAAAGGCACTTGGCGCCGCTCATTCTGCCGAAAAGGATTCCCACTATCTCAGCAACCTGTCGTACACTTTGGCTTCCCGAAGATCTCACCTCGACTTCAGGAGCTTTGCCGTTGCTTCAACTTTATCGGAGCTGACAGGGAAGCTTTCTAAAGGGCTTCCAAAGATCAAGCGCTCAGCCCGACAGGACAACAACCTGGTCTGGGTGTTCACAGGACAAGGAGCCCAATGGCCAGCCATGGGACGGGAACTCCTCGGCAACCCAGTCTTTGACAAGAGTGTCCAAGCCTCTCAAGTCTATCTGGCCAATCTCGGCTGCGCCTGGGATGCGGTCGAGGAGCTCACCAAGACAGCTGGTTCCAAGATGCAGTTATCTGAGTACAGCCAGACGCTCTGCACTGTCCTCCAGGTCGCCCTCGTCGATTTGCTTCGGTCTTGGGGGATCAAGCCTCGGGCCACAGTTGGACATTCGAGTGGTGAAATCGGTGCTGCCTACGCCGCGGGTTACATCAACCACGCTGATGCCGTCAAAATTGCCTACGTCAGGGGTCTCAGCTCTGCAACGGTTACCAGACAAGGAGCAATGTTGGCCGCTGGCCTTTCCCGTGAAGAAGCTAACGAATATTTGACAAAGGTCCCAGCACAGTCTGCGGTCATTGCTTGCATCAACAGCCCGTCCAGTGTTACTCTGTCGGGTGATCTTAATGCCATCCATACCCTTGAGAAGCTGATTTCGGCTGATGGCAAATTTGCGCGGACACTGAAAGTGAAGACGGCATACCATTCGCCTCACATGCGCGCCGTTGCTCAAGGCTATCTCGAGCGTATTGGCCACATTGATACCACTGCCGAAGGGGCTGACGCCAACAAGACAGTCATGTACTCCTCGCTGACTGGCAAGATCGTTTCACCAAAAGAGCTCAGTGCTCAATACTGGGTTGCCAACTTGACCTCCCCTGTCGAGTTCTCGGCAGCGTTATCAGCCCTTCTCGCCCACACTGTGGCATCCACCACTGGTCGTGGAAGACCAGTCCCCGTTCGCTGGGGCGGCATCCTCGAGATCGGCCCTCACTCCGCACTGCAGGGGCCTGTCAATCAGATCATGGCAGCGAGCAACTCGGAAGCCATCAAAGAGACACCCTACATGTCACTGCTCCTCCGTGGCAAAGACGCAAGAGAAACATCActctctgctgctgctcagctCTGGGCTCTCGGCCACACGGTTGAGCTCTCTGCAATCGTCGACTCCTTCGACCTTCCCGACACAAAACTCCAGCACAAAGCCTTGACTGACCTGCCCGCCTACCCTTGGAACCACTCCCGCCGCTTCTGGCACGAGGGCTACATCACGAAGTCCAACCGCTCCCCCAAATTCCCCCGAACTGACTTTCTGGGCGTCCCGGTTGACATGCAAAACAGCATGGAGCCCAAATGGCGCAATCACCTCCGAATCACGGAGAACCCCTGGATAGAAGACCACAAGATCACCGGAACAGTCCTCTACCCCGGCGCAGGGATGCTTGTCATGGCGTTGGAAGGTGCCCTCCAAGTCTCCGACCCAACAAAAAATGTCCACGGCTTCCGCTACAGCAACATCCGCTTTGAGCGCGGCCTCGTCGTCACAGCAGCAGATGAACCCGCAGTCGAAACATCTCTCAGCCTTCATCCTGACCCTAACATCCCCGGCAAGTTCGGCTTCACAATCTACTCCACCACCGGGGACTCTTGGACTTGTCACTGCCATGGTACAATCTCCCTCGAGTACGACGCCAGCGGCTCAAGCGAGGTAGAAGACGCAGGTACAGCCGTTGACCCCTGGGCCCTGCACACGGCCAGATACAAGCAGCTCTTCTCCGACTCTGGCGCCGAAGAAATCGACGTTGACGAGTTCTACGACCAGCTCGAGACAATCGGCATGGAATACGGGCCCCTATTCCGCAACGTCACTTCGCTGTTTGCAGTCCCAGCCCAACACGCCGCCCACGGCGAGGTCATCATCCCAGATACTGCCTCCGTCATGCCCATGAGCTTTGAGTACCCCCACGTCATGCACCCCGCCACAATGGACGCAATCTTCCATTTGTTGCTGGCAGGCTTCAACGACGGCCGTCCCATCGACGAGGCTGCAGTGCCGTACAGCATAGACGACATGTTCGTTGCCAGCGAGCAACCCCACGGCGCCGGGTCAAAGTTCCTAGGGTACGGCCAGCTGACAAGAAAGAGCGGAGGTGGCCGCGAACTGGTGGGGGATCTGGTGATTTCGGACGAGAGGTGGTCTGGGCCAAAGATGGTCATCAACGGATTTGCTCTTCGCCAGGTCACAtctgctgatgatgctggaaCTTCCGGCTCCCAGGAGGACactttgaagaagaagtgCGCTCGTGTCACTTGGACTCAGGATACCGACTTCATCAAGACAAGCGAACAGCTTGTGGGTGTGTCGACTGATGCGTCGTTACCAGCTCAGCTGTCCGCTTGGTTTGATCTCTTGCAGCGCAAGAAGGCTATTGGGGAGGTCTTGGTTGTTGCGAGGGGACAATGTCCTGGCACCTCGGAGATTGTGGGCGATGTGTGGCGTCGTGTCCGCAGCCGTGAGGGCTTCCAGAGTGTCAAAGCTGTGTCAACCTCTGCCTCTGGTGTGGAACAACTCCGTGCATTAGTTCCGAATGCTGAGCCTGTCGATCTGTGGGACATCTCTGGCGACGCCGAACCGCCCGCGTCAAGCAAGGGTTACgacttggtcttggtgattGGAACCGACAGCTACCCCGACTTCTCCACGGAGCTGCAGAAGCTGGCTCTCCTTCCGCAATCTCATATCGTTCTCATTGGCGAGAAAAATGTTGAGGCCTTTAGCTCAGAGGGGCACCAGTtgtctctcctcctccaagggAACGGCGATgcagcggtggtgtttgCATTTGCGGCTGAAGAAGCCACAGTTCCGCTGGAAgtctgccttcttcttccatctcCCACTTCCAAGCAAACTTCAGCGTTGGCCTCCAATCTCACAACAGTGCTCTCTGCTAGTGGCATCaacgacatcaacaccatcaccttgtctgacctcaccaccctcgacctCACCGGCAAACACGtgatctccctcctcgagtCCGATAAACCCTTCATCTACTCATGGAACGAAAACGAGTTCACAAGCTTCAAGTCACTCATCTCCTCCGTGGACCATCTGTTCTGGCTGACCCATGGCGGTGTCCTACAATCATGGGCAGGAGGCGTAGAGTTCGCCGCAGCTCAAGGCTTGCTTCGTGTCTTGCGCAATGAGTATACCCTCGCATCCTTGCCCCATCTCGATCTCTCCACTGGCTTTGACAGCACGACGCTCTCAAGTGCCGAGCTTATCGCCTTCGTGTGGCGGGCTTCGCTTTTGGAGGGGGCCGAGATGGAATATGCCGAGTTCGAAGGCAAAGTTCACATCCCTCGTGCTGTGGCCGATGTCGGATTTGACGGGGATTTGCAGCTTGCTGATGGGACAAAGCAGCCTGTCCTTGGACCTCTCAAAGGCGGTAAGCCGCTGAAGCCGATTGTCGTAGgggctgagaagaagattgtctgggttgaggacgaggaggcaTCACTACCGCTTGGTATCACTGAGGTGGAGGTACAAGTCGAGTTCGTTGGGCTGAGCAGTGGCAACACCTTCTCGCTGACTGGCACTGTTGACGATGACTCCATTACTGTACTCGATAGGTGCGTGGATGCAGTTGGTGTGGTATCTCGTCTCGGAGGCGGAGTAAAGTCGCTCGTTGTTGGCCAGCGTGTTGCTGTCTTGAAGGGACATGGGTGCAGAACTCACGTTCGTCAGGATGTCAGTTTGGTGGCCCCCGTTCCGGATAGCATTCCTTCAGAGAAGACCGCGGCATTGCCAAGCGCATTCATTACTGCTTTGTATGCCTTGTCTCATGTCGCAAGATTGGACAAAGGTCAGACGGTGCTCATCCACTCTGCTGCCAGCGCTCCAGGACAAGCAGCCATTCAGATTGCTCAACACCTTGGAGCTGTCGTCTTTGCTTTGGTCAGCTCCAACGGGGAGAAAGCCATCCTTGTGGAACAGCACGGCTTACCTGCGACGCGCATATTTGATGCTGGGTTGTTGAACTTTATTCCCGCTATTGGCAACCAGACAGGGGgtcgtggtgttgatgttgtgctCGCGAACGAAGCAGATGCTGCTGTTTCGGCATCCCTGGCCACGCTTGGTGATTTTGGGGTCTTCATCGATCTCAGAAGCAGTGAGTCTACCGGCAGCATCAGCCCTCCATCCGGCAAGAAGAATGTATCCATCGTTCGTGTCATCATGGACGGCGTGGCTCAGGCAAAGCCTCACATCGTCAAGAGCCTGTTCCAACAAACCTTTGACATCCTctcaaccaacaccatcagGCCCATCACACCTACCACCGTCTTCTCCGCCAGCGATGCTTCTCAAGCACTGCAAACCGCCACAACACAAGCTCACGGGAAAGTTGTACTGTCCCTCCAAGGGAGCCCCTCAGTCCTCATCCCTCCCGCCCCAGCCCCTGAACTCCAACTCGACCCCTCCGCAACCTACATCATCGCCGGCGGTCTCGGAGCTTTAGGTCTCAACATCGCCGACATGATGATCGCGCAAGGAGCCAAGcacctcatcttcctctcccgctcGGGCGGTACGAAGAACCAATCCGACCTTGCCCGCCTTCGTTCCCACGGCATCACAGCCGAGGCCTTCCCTTGCGACGTCACCAACTCCACCTCTGTCTCCAAGgtcttctcccacctccgAAGCGCCAAGCACAAAATCGCTGGTGTGATCCAGTGCGCCATGGTTCTGGAAGATGGCATCTTCGATAACATGACCCATACCAAGTGGTCCCGCGCATTTGCTCCCAAGTCGGCCGGCTCCCGGAACCTCCTTGCTCAACTCTGGCCAGATGAGCAGCCCTTCTTTATCTTGCTGTCGTCAATTACCGGTGTGATAGGCAACACCGCCCAAGCAAACTACGCCTCAGGCAACACGTTCGAGGATGCCCTAGCCCTCTGGGCCCGAACCCACCTTCGGATTGCCGCGACAAGTATTGATGTCGGGTTGGTAGCTGACTCCTCTCACTTCACCGAGGCAGGTGAGTTCGGTGATTTGGAAGGCTACCTCCACCGCTACCAACACGGCTGGAACGGACTCCAGACCACACTCGACGAACTCCGCGTCGTGCTCAAGTCCATCATGAGAGGGAGCACCGCCGACGGTGGCAACATCCCCGCACAGCTCGTCCTCGGACTAGGTGACGCCCTCATCCGGGATGAGAACGGTACTGGCTTcgcaaaagacaagaagTTTGAGCTGCGGGTCGTGAAGTCGGACAAGAGCGGGGGTCAGGCAGGGGGGAAGACGGAGAAGAtcggggaggtgttgagtcGAGCGTCGAGTGTCGGTgaggcggctgctgcggtggaggagtaCATCAAGTTGCAGATTGCTGTTGCGattggggttgaggtgggcgaggttgatgcGCAGAAGCCCTTGCCGGAATTTGGAG TGGACTCGCTCAAAGCGGTTGAGATCAGGAACTTGTGTTTGAGGGAGATGCAGAGTGATATTTCTGTGTTTGAGTTGTTGAGTTCGACGCCCGTGGCCGAGCTTGCAGTCAAGATTGTGACGAAGAGTGGGCTGGTCAAGTTGGATGCTGAGGCTATCTGA
- a CDS encoding hypothetical protein (EggNog:ENOG503P41J; antiSMASH:Cluster_1; COG:S): MGSRYAEPASEHSSTGYLPVHISFQFLLFTFPTFNLNGLLHFLGVSFLPTFTMRVLCLHGVGSSGKMLEAQLRPFLKAVDPSFDFVFVDGPFPCERGPGMAAFDGPFFSHTAGYSPEQMIEAHEHLDRTIDDLGPFDGILGFSQGGALALSYLHRKQTQNELRPFKFALIMSSVIPCSADVGVCEEVIQSLCDQTDPSAVDQDQRVFVELLDRTVGEARKNNALLPDIDLSIYEAGGDPSLAPRIMHPSFVKQKIWIPTVHVAGKKDYSFMRAMSDVAYAVCEPKLAKKMVHSGGHQPPQKPSEVKEVIRALDWAIGMSDRFAHWNL, encoded by the exons ATGGGCAGCAGGTACGCAGAGCCTGCAAGCGAGCATTCCTCGACGGGCTATCT CCCTGTTCATATTTCTTTTCAGTTTCTGTTGTTTACTTTTCCAACGTTCAACTTGAACGGTTTGTTGCATTTCCTTGGTGTATCATTCTTACCAACCTTCACCATGCGTGTGTTGTGTCTCCACGGAGTAGGCAGCTCGGggaagatgttggaggcCCAGCTCCGGCCATTTCTCAAGGCAGTCGATCCAAGCTTTGACTTTGTCTTTGTGGATGGGCCTTTCCCTTGCGAGCGAGGTCCTG GCATGGCCGCCTTCGATGGTCCTTTCTTCTCTCACACGGCTGGGTACTCACCAGAACAAATGATCGAAGCCCATGAGCACCTCGACAGGACAATTGACGACCTCGGTCCCTTTGATGGCATCCTCGGCTTCAGCCAAGGCGGtgccctcgccctctcctaCCTCCACAGAAAGCAAACACAGAATGAACTCCGCCCTTTCAAGTTCGCCTTGATCATGTCGTCTGTCATCCCCTGCTCCGCCGATGTCGGTGTCTGTGAGGAGGTTATCCAAAGTCTCTGCGATCAAACGGATCCTTCAGCAGTCGATCAGGACCAACGTGTCTttgtcgagcttctcgatCGCACTGTGGGAGAGGCCAGAAAAAACAATGCCCTCTTGCCGGATATTGACCTTAGCATCTATGAGGCCGGGGGTGATCCGTCATTAGCGCCAAGGATTATGCACCCTTCGTTCGTCAAGCAGAAGATCTGGATCCCGACTGTTCATGTCGCGGGTAAAAAGGACTACAGCTTCATGAGGGCCATGTCGGACGTGGCGTATGCTGTTTGTGAGCCCAAgctggcgaagaagatggtgcaCAGCGGTGGCCACCAGCCACCACAGAAGCCGAgcgaggtgaaggaggtgatcAGGGCTTTGGACTGGGCTATTGGGATGAGCGATCGTTTTGCGCACTGGAATCTTTAG
- a CDS encoding hypothetical protein (antiSMASH:Cluster_1; EggNog:ENOG503P94G; COG:S), which translates to MFGTLNVAHDVRQQTPLKFVENRDLSSALSRNSREKPHVSCEFCRSRKVRCSGQASGCNRCQAVGTQCRYPRREPRRKTRAGTGGDKTGTGTQSQKPKSDSKPSNEQDQGLKFSKRGTSEEGDGSAPGVDPQLLDQEMKSNSYWYQEFGGHGLATPISPHSGEGQGSNDRLDDWLDTNGILESEFPSIPGRVDDFHHFNTDMLSFGTVDSGNDNYVDALKHSAPTTPALVNLPDHMVLFEAPTSIPERNPSNKNASNHRETLRHLSPLSSCPSSHNPATPSTAEDTQMAHMAELSVTSGSCGCLQLAACLLEELGTKAAAGDRDRVRMDILLGDFRDALTQCTDILDCERCVEAREINMLLAMSAKYTSTMCQRLAVCYADLKRARGSEKDGGGVGDLRFSTYQIESLKEQVEVLGCLVMVQIDDFAQIIARLKTRPGIRKGHLTLLAEARNKVNALQVLLRGRQDRSFVDSVDNMY; encoded by the exons ATGTTTGGTACATTAAACGTAGCGCATGATGTTCGGCAACAGACACCGTTAAAGTTTGTGGAGAACAGAGATCTATCATCGGCGCTGAGCCGAAACAGTCGAGAGAAACCTCATGTCTCCTGTGAGTTTTGCAGGTCGAGAAAA GTTCGATGCAGTGGTCAGGCCTCGGGTTGTAATCGATGCCAGGCTGTAGGAACCCAGTGCAGGTACCCTCGGCGTGAGCCACGACGGAAGACCCGAGCCGGAACTGGTGGTGACAAGACTGGCACCGGCACCCAGTCCCAAAAGCCAAAGTCAGATTCAAAGCCGTCGAATGAGCAGGATCAGGGTCTAAAGTTCAGCAAACGTGGAACATCtgaagagggagacgggTCAGCGCCAGGAGTCGACCCGCAACTTTTGGATCAAGAGATGAAGAGTAATAGTTACTGGTACCAAGAGTTTGGCGGTCATGGTCTGGCTACTCCCATCTCACCGCACTCTGGTGAAGGGCAAGGCAGTAATGACAGACTGGACGACTGGTTGGACACCAACGGCATTTTGGAGTCAGAATTTCCCTCGATCCCGGGAAGGGTGGACGATTTCCACCATTTCAATACCGACATGCTGAGCTTTGGCACTGTGGATAGTGGGAATGACAATTATGTCGATG CCCTCAAACACTCAGCACCTACAACTCCGGCTCTTGTGAACCTCCCGGATCACATGGTCCTGTTCGAGGCCCCGACCTCAATTCCCGAAAGAAATCCATCTAACAAGAATGCTTCCAACCACCGGGAAACGCTCAGGCATCTATCACCATTGTCATCATGCCCATCGAGCCACAATCCTGCCACCCCATCGACTGCCGAAGATACACAGATGGCGCATATGGCCGAGTTATCCGTGACGAGCGGCTCGTGTGGTTGTCTCCAGCTCGCAGCATGTCTccttgaggagctgggtACAAAAGCGGCGGCAGGTGACCGTGACCGTGTGCGGATGGATATCTTGTTGGGCGACTTCCGCGATGCACTCACACAATGCACTGACATTCTTGATTGTGAGCGCTGTGTCGAGGCACGGGAAATCAACATGCTCTTGGCCATGTCTGCAAAATACACGAGCACAATGTGCCAACGATTGGCAGTATGTTATGCAGACCTCAAGCGAGCTCGGGGCTCGGAGaaagatggtgggggagtgggggacTTGAGGTTCTCGACGTACCAGATCGAAAGTCTCAAGGAGCAAGTCGAGGTGCTTGGCTGTCTTGTGATGGTCCAGATAGACGACTTTGCGCAGATAATCGCGAGGTTGAAGACACGCCCGGGCATTCGGAAGGGACACTTGACGCTGCtggcggaggcgaggaaCAAGGTCAACGCCTTGCAAGTCTTGTTGCGTGGAAGACAGGATCGTTCGTTTGTTGACAGTGTAGATAACATGTATTAG